TACTGGTGAAGTATAGTTTATAGAAGATGAAGGTTTTGTGTTGGCAGCCTGGATGCAAATGTAGTGGAAAGTTTAATAACAGGATGAttgtaagaaaggaaaagatctaTTGGCACTGGAAACATATGCAGATATCTGTAACTGAATAAACACTAGAACTCCAGAGAATAAAGCAGGAATgtacagaatgagaaaatagaTTTAGGTCAGTCATCTTCTACTAGCAGAGATTCTGGAAATGCATAAAGTATACTGGGAATGGTAGCAGAATGGAAAGAACTCCGGAAAAAAACAGTGGACATtaacagatgagaaaaaagagaggagtCACTGAAGAAAGCATAAAATTAGCAAGTTATGAGATGCACAGAGAAAGAACAATTGTGggaactgaaagagaaatgaaggcTGAAGATTTTTTCCTAGAGATTTGAACATTTTGAGCTTGGCAAAACATCTAAAGGATGTAGAGGTCAAAGCCAGGACTGAGAAGCAGAACTGTATATGTACTTCAATTTATACTTACCTACTGCCAATGGAAATGGGATGGGAAGCTATTTATAGGCCCTACAGGACAACCCCAGAGTTCCTTGACCTCTGTGTGgcagttaaatgaaaaaagctgAACAGTTTGGCAAATTGTCAGAGACTGTATTTTGTCCATTTGCTTCTGCACGTTGTTCCTTCTCTGTCAGATGCTAATGGCTCCTGGGAGCCTTCCTGTGTACAGCACAACCGGAAGGAGCAGTTCTGGTCCGCCGCTCCGCAAGCTAAGTAATAGGAAGAGGCATCTCCCCTTTTGTGCACTGCTCCCAAAAAGTATCTGTGCATCCAGCATGTGTATCTGGTTCTGTTTTAATGCCTTTCCAGAGTCTCGTGTACTGGAGCCTGTAATCACCCCACTACCATCTCACACTAGCAGCAATGTCCTGGCACTGTGCGGTCAGGCTTCGCAGTTGTCGCCGTCCTGCTTTGCACCTCTCCTAGCTCTTGCAGTCATAGGAAGATATATTGGCCCAAAACTGAGGAtaccttcttcctctcttctttacATACCTCCTGCGAATTTGATTCTTGCTTTGCCTTATCAAGTGTGATCTGCACtcatgcaggatttttttttttaatgtttccagGTTAAAAGTCCTTCTGTGGGTTTCCTTATGGTTTCAGCTATAACAAATCAAAGACGAGACTACTTTCAAGAATTGCTTTCCTCCTGTGCCAAAAATAATGGTGTCTCACTGTGTCTTCCAAGGGAGAATAATTTCTATTCACTTCGTATGTGATTTTCCCATAGGCAGTTTTACTGACACTTGCATGATTTGTCACCCTGCCaactaatgaaaaacaaacccaaagcTTGCTAATTTTGGAGTACTTTCAACAACAATAATATACAGATCTTTAGACAAAAACCTACATAGTTGTCTCCAATGTAGAGggtgagaaaacaaaagcaagtaaaTCTAACCATGGAACCAGAAAAACACGGTCATTGTTTCACACGTTGCTTGTATGTTTGTATATTCAGTCTTGCTAGCTCTTAATGCAATGCTAATTAACGCTGTATTCACCTGCTTAGCTCATTTGTCTCTCTAATGAAACACATATTCTAAgtgttcttatttattttgttttctttccttttggaaaacaCTGATCTCTCTGATGGTGCTGAAATTAACAGgctggttttgttctttctcctctgcataTGCAGGAGCATCACTAACACCTGTAATTTGGCTGCAGGAGTTGTTTGCTGCTCCAGTGCTCATTTTCTAGATTGcacaaaaataatcaatttcTCAGGTTTCCTGAACAAGTGTTAACAGTCTACAGATTTTGAAACATGTTCCTATCATACAAGATtatatagttaaaaataaaaatttaggaAATGTAAACTTTAAAAGTCCTGCTTTAAGCCAGAAACTTTATAGGTCCTATAGATTTAGCGGCATACTCATGCCATACATGTATGCAAGTTACGGTATCATTTTACAGCAATGAGTAGTATGGCAGGCTACATACCAGACAGAAAACCAGGATAACATACCAAAGTCCAATGAAAAAGGCTCCTTACCTTATATTCCATATGAGTTCTCATAACTTATCCAGCTCCGCTGTACTAGTGTGCCTTTCTGTAGTGCTTTTAGCaatgtgatatttttcttttctcagcccCTCCTGGAGCACAAGTGTGTACAATAAGGTGTTACGGGGGAATGTTTTTAACACATACTACATGCTCATGCTAGAGAAATGTATCTGGCAATTGCAGCAGAAAGCGTGAGGTTTGTGGTGGTCCTGAGATCTTGGGGGACTTGATACCACCTTGGGAACAGTCCCCTAAAAGGCTCTGTCTTCCATTTTATAGTTCCCAGctttttgtgattaaaaagtCTTTTAGTCCATCTCACAGAGTAACAGTTGCTTGAATTTAAtatggagtttgtttttttttcctttttaagaacAAGAAATAATCTAGAATTTCACAGCGCTTGCAAGCACTGCCGACTCTGCTGTAAAAGTTTATAATTTCcttaaaacaataattttgtACTCTTATTATTATGGCCAAGCACAGCCACAACATTTTGGTGACAGCTCAGTGTGCTGAGGGGACAGTCTTCCGTCGCAAGTCAGTGTGCACAAGGTCCCCCTCTGTACCACTGGCAACGCGCTAGCCTTAAGCAGTGCAGGAGCAATTCAGCAGGAACCCAGAGCCGAAGCAGTAGTTCCAAATCTGACGTGATTTTTGACAAGAATGTCACTGCCCTTGGCGGGAGGGGCTTCCCTCTGCCAGCAGATTGCCCCGCACACATGGCAGAGCTCACTCCTGCGGTTGTTGGGACTGGGGGTGAGCTAGGAGAGCCGCGGAAATCTTTGAATCAGGAGGCTGGGTGAACTTTCAGTCCTTGGCTGAAACACTTCTAGGGGCTGTGCAGCACAGGAATGTTCTGCCACCCACGACAGAGACTGAAGTGATCTGCAAGGCTGCACGTTTTGGTTTCAGGGGAAGCAAATCCAAGCTGCAGCAGGTGTGTAGATCTAAGCATATCTTCAGGCTTTGCACACTGAGCTAGTGCAGCTGCCAGTGGaaagagctgtgctgctgcgTGCTCGGTGCGGAAGCGAGggcggcaggcagcagggctgtctGCAGCGTGCCTCTCTCCAGGCTTGCTAGCTGCCTGCATGAGGCATGAAACCCAGTCCCCTGCCCCCCGCCAAGTACTTGCCAAATGGAGGGCTCTCGGTGTGCTGGTGGCAGTCAGGGGCTTATTTGACTGCTGCTGGTTACGCATAGGAATTCCACAGACTGTTAACTCCTGCTTGCTAGTTTTGTAACCAGCTTTAAGTAAATTCTAGTTGCTGTGGAAGGGCTGAGAGATCTAGGTGGCACTTGCGAGAGAGATAAAtcaaagtaaatgaaaacacatgAGTGTGCATGCCCTCTCCAACTGTGTACAGTTGCTTTTGCAGCCAAACATGATCTGTGCAGCAGAATCTTGTGGCACCAGATAACAGCAGCCTTTGAGACGATGTCTGAGAGCTGAGAGATTGGAGAAGCTGAGCTTGCTTACCTGCTTGCAGAGCAGACTGGCTCTTGGTGACTGTTTCCTGGGTTTCCTAAGTTTTGATGTTGGCTTCTGCCAGCTCTGTGATAGTTTTGGACACGCAATGTGTGATTTTCATCTTTGGTTTGGCAGATTCAAAGCTGAAATCATCCTGAACAAGCAGCCCAAAGGTTTATTGCATTAACTATGAAAATACACTGTGTCCTGGTTGGTCCTTTTGCTATGATAAACCAGAAAGAATAAATACTAACTCATTTTCCCAGTGCCTGCCTCTAAAGTTCAGGAAACAGCACACTCCACAGATGGTACCTACAGGTTTGCATGGCCGCTGTATTTATCACCAGCAACCTAATATCAAATGTGCCTAAGTTCTGCAGCTCCATCAGCTGGGCTGCAGTAGCTGCTCAGATGCCTGCAGTTGACTTTCCCTCTCCAAGTGAAATACGTTACCATAAACCACCAATGGGGTTTTGTATTCCACTTCCTGTCTGCTTTGGATTGTGTAACTAAGCCCCCAGACTCCCTACTTCTAACGAAGATGATTTATACCACCACAGACCAAATCCAAACCACAAACATGCCatacaacaaagaaaacaaacagcagatgAGCTCCCATCCCAGCTGAAGCCTGAGGCTCTGGAATCAACATCCCTCTACTTTTCCCTCTACTttatcaaaatatgaaataagaaagaaaataatctggTAAATTTTTCATGCTCTGCCTCACTCCTCTAATATGCGAGTAGTTGATAGATTAGGTTGAACCCTTCTTTTCTGACCTGTTTTCAAATCCTTAGCAGATAGCAGTAGCACACTGATAGCAGAAGTGCTTGGATTGGTTGAGCCTCAGcaccacaaaaaaaatgtgtttttcattaGCATCTCGCCAGTCTCTGGCAGCCCAATTTGGACATGATTCCACCACCATACAGGAAGCCAGTCTCAAAGTGGCACAGTCACATCCCAGGTCTACCAGACAGGAACGCAACCCTTCCCATCACCCCTACCAAGGTGTCAcactgaggaaaataaaggCCATTACCAGAAAACTTTAATAGGACATAAATAGGTCATGTCTGTAGTTTGTCTGCAGTCATATGATGATATGGCTGTAAAATAATATCTGAACTTGGAAACCTTCAAAAAATGTTGAATGTATGACttttaaaaccacaaaacaaCATCAGCCAAGGCCCCTGGTTGCCTTTTAAATACACTTTACTCTTCCTAGCTATGTCCGACAAAAGATGCAGAAGGAaggattttccttttaactGTTCCAAACTCTTCTTAAAAGGAAACCTTTCCAAATGAGTCATGTTGCATTGGCTTTTAAACACAGCACTATTGAGCTGGCTTTTTCCTGTGGCATTTTTCCATGTTTACACAGCTAAGGAATGCAAGGGTGCTTCAAGAGACAAGATATGTGGgcttcaaaacatttaaatggcAGCACTTTGGTATTTCATCTTCAGCTGCAAGGTTCAGCTGATGAATATCAGACTTGCCATAGCATGACAGGAAAGCAGAGACAGGCTGTAATGGAGCAGTCAAAGGCATGTGGCATTGGGAGCCAAACCAGATGCATTAAGATGGGGCTTGCATAATTGCGTAGGAGAGTTTGATGACCTTTTTAACTCCTAATGCAAAGTCTGGTGTGTCTCATTTTATAGGCAGTTCTTCCAAGTTCTAGTAGATTAATGAAATTTTATCTGTTACtcaaagaaattaattaaaaaggagTAAACAAAACAACCTCAAATGAAGCAAACGCACTTTGCTTCCTGCGTGCACTCAGAAAGCGTGACGAAGAGGGGACGTGCTGGCTCGGGATTCTTGCCTGTGGGGGAGCTCCTGGGGACGTGACTGCCCCAGGAAAGCTCAGCTCAGTCGCCAAACAAGGTGTGAGGAAGACTCACAACTTGGCACTTCTGTCTCCTTACTCACCCCGGGTGTATGCCTTTGTAGCAAAATGGGCACGAGCTACCCGAGAAGATTTCAAGAAAGAACAGTTCACACATACGAGCAAGTCAAGATTACATTTCCACCTGCTCCTAAGTTTGTGTTTATACAGTTGGTGCATAACTAGAAAAAGATAATCCAAAGAACGGATTCCTTTTGTAGCACAGGTTGAAATGCAGCAATATTCAGGGAAAGTGTGAAGCCAACATCTTTGACTCTTCTAGCCAAGTTTATCAGGGAGTGGAGAGAATAAGAAATGGTGAGCTGAGCTCAGGCTCCAGAGTTGCTTTTGtgctctctctgtctcttccatTAGGAACGAAGTAATATAATTGCCTTCCTCAGTGACCAGCTCCAAGAGGTGAAGGCCAAAACAGAGATGGAGAGCAGCTATGTGAAGAAAAACACGGAGCTGCAAGTCCAGCAAACCCAGAAGAAGTGCAGCAATGCAGGGAATGAGCTGGACAAGGAAACTGAGGTAAGCCCTTCCTCACGGCCTCTACTGGAAGAAATGTTTAGCTAGTAAGGACAGAGTCAACTCTCAGCAGGTTGTGTGTAGCTGACGACAGAAAGGGGACTCAGCACTGTACTGGGAACAGTCCCTGTCCCAGCACAATCCTCCTTTCCTAGGGTTCTAGCAATGCCTCAGTTTATCTGATGCCTTTCTTTTACACCATACcatcctcttttctttaaagctgcAAATCTCCTCACCCCTTATAATTACAAGGTGAAGTCTGGTAAGCTTATCTCACAGGCAGTGTTTCTTCAGATCTGCAGGGATGGGAGTGTAGaatgaacaaaaaacaaatgaaaaaaaacagggcTGGTGTTTGGCCTCATCACAGAGGAGTGGCTGTCTTGGGTGCTCTCTTCCCTGGAGGAATGGCTGACCAGAGGGTTTAGATGATGGCAGGATGCTCCCTGGCCACTGGAACCATCATGTGGATAGAATGATTTCTGGAACAGATCTCAAACAGGACAAATGAGACTCAGGACTTTacttttttgttcctttaaaaagcGATTTaagatgatgtattttttttatgaaagttttcttcctgttcatttttaatgatgaaaattCATGCTCCACTTCCATTTTAGAACTTCCCAGTGACAGGAGAACCTGGGAAGTGCCATGGCAGGAAGCAGAATGGTGGGGCCATTTCCTGTCTCTTGCATTTATGTGAATTATGAGCAGTTCATGTAGATTTATTTAtctgctggcagtgctgagATAAGCAGCCCGAGTCCTCCCTCTGTCCCCAGATGCCCTTTCTGTTGTCCGTCACAGTCACCAATGCAGCTGTTTGAACTGTATCAGGAAACTCATCCAGGTTAGAAAtaataatctctctctcttcaacTGCTTCTCTGTACGACTCTGCAAACAGCTGAGCTGTGTGGATGGCAGGGCTGCACGAGACAACGGCGAGAGGCAGGGACTGCTGCAACTAATACAGTTGTCAAAAGAAACATTCATGTAACCATATCCAAAGGGTGGAATTACGAGACTATTTCTTTAGCAACCTAAGCAGCCCTACTTCCCGGGATTGCCCAGCACGTGATGCTAGCAGAGCTGTTTGTGTAGCCACAAGATGAACTGGTCTAGAAAACTTTTCCAGTCTCCTGTTTTGGCAGGAGTCCTTTTTGGACTGATCAAGCTCTGATCTAGTTGGCCTTTTTCCAAGGATGGCCCAGGGGCAAGGACTGCCTATGTCATTTTGTCACTAGGGAAAATACCTGTGGACTACACAGAGCACACCTGCATGCTCGCGCACCCGCTCAGCTCTGcgcagcatgtgtgtgtgcatgatAGCGCATATGTGCACTAACAGCGTCTCTGACGTTTTCTGTCTGCGCTGATCACAGAAGCTGAGGAGCAAAACTGATGAGGAGATTAGAGTCCACATGGAGATTGAAAATTTCCTCAGGCAACACCAGATGGTACGTACAACTGTCTTCTGTTACTGCTTAAAATAGCAACCAATAAAAATCACATCATCAATTAGTATCTAAACAAAAACAGTTATTGCTCCATCAAACTTACCATGTTCATGAttgtttcaattaaaattaCTACTTTCCCTCAACACTCAAATTTGGGATTTGCTACCTTGAACATTTCCTTCAAGTTATAGTTCACATAATGATTAGTTTCTTTATTCAAGTATTTTGGATTTTCCCTCCCCCAGATAGCTGTATTCAGGTATTTGAGATTTTGGCTAGACCTTCCTTTGCAATAGCTGAGACCTTCAGGAACTCAGTGAAGGGGGTTACGGTACAAAGGTAAGGCAACAGCTTCACAGACTCAAGTGTTGCATACAGGGGGGGCATTAAGAAGGAAATAACACAAACTGCTCACCAATTTTGCCCTATTTTaatctgagaaagaaacagGGTTGGATACTTGCCAAGTCATAATTATTCCATCAGACTTCAGTTGCAAACAACCGTGCATGACTGTGCTTTTGATCCAAAAGTTCAGCCAATTTTCCTGTCACTGAACAACAGCGCCTATTACAGTAAATTCTTTAATACTGGTAAGCATCTCACAAACCACATGGCCAGGAGAAAGTTTGTACTGCTGCAGAATATCTAACATCAGTGCCAATGtgaaatgtaataaaaagaaatcattttaaatgaaatttaagagcaaaaaaagTGCTGTATCTTCAGAGCAATTAGTGTTCTCCATATTCTAGAACCTTACTCTGATCAGAGAGTGAGAGGATTTTCCAAGAGCAGGTTACGGCCTTTTTGGCTTTTACCCAAAGGCAAGCTACAGGCCTCTCCATACACAGTATGTGTGTACACAGTACATACTGCAGGCTGTACTCTCACACAGTATCGGGTTGCCTTGTAGCAGCCCACAAAAAAGAGGATGACCATGTCCTCCGTCTCTTTTGTGTTTCCAGCTGTTATGTTGCAATGAGATTGGTATTGAGTGTGGGCAGGGGGCTCATTTGGTtggagtgtggtgctgctaatgccaatgtcacgggttcaatccccgtatgggctacgctgagggttggacaagatgatcttcagaggtcccttccaacctcaccattATATGATATCTATGATTTTTCATCGTGTAATTTTTCTATGCAAGCAATCATGGTTGTCACTATGGAGAAGTAATGCACAAATGGGAGGAAGTCGTCTGCACGGCTGTTTCAGCAACACCCGCTCTCCTGTTCACAACTGAGACAAAGCCAAGTCCACAGTCACCCCTGGGACTTTACCCTGGTGTGTTGAGTTTAATCCAGAAAGTGGTTAGGGAATCATGCAAAGCTTTTTCACTATCAAATTATGTTCCTAAACCCTCTTCCCTACGTACACACACAAAGAATGTCTTCTAGTTGTTTATTGCACTGAGATTTTGCACAAAACCTAATGTTTTGCCATTCTTCATGCAACTCAGAAAGCCCAACCCAAGTCTCTTCATCCCCAATCCTGTGCTTTGGCTTCCATGGAGACCCCCAGGGAGGGGGCTGCAAGCCATCAGTAATTCATCACTAGTCCTACCGTTTTGATCCTTTCAAGGCTTGGGAGGAAATATTAACTATGCAAAATTAAAGGGATGCTTACCACCATCCTGAAACCAGGCCTGATAACAACAGCACACCTTTCCCTGTACATTCCCTGTACCATGCTGAGCACCACTCTGTCCCTGGCAGAAGGTGGAAGAGAAGCTGGAATACTGGATGGACAAGTATGAAAAGGACACAGAAGCTAAAGACCAAGAACTGAACACTCTAAAAGAATCAAAGGCAAATAACTTGGAAACGCTGCAGAGACTTGCCAGTGAGGTaagacagcagcagcatctccgTGCTCAGCCATGCAGAACTACATCCTGGCTTTTTCCTGCCCTCATTCTCTTCATTTGTTCAGATAATGACATGGAAAACAACATTTCAATAACCTAGAAGTGTAGGATTGGATAGTGAGGACTGGTCTTGGGATGGCAGTCATGGAGTAGGAATCTTCCATTTGCTACCTGTAGCATCAAGGAAGGATGATGATGTTTTCCCTatagtgattttaaaatatcagcaaGTAATTAGAAAGCTACTGACAGCCTTTGTGAGGGGCAAAGACATTGTCTCATCCTATCAATATGCCTCACTGTGGTTTCTTGCCTTAGTCTGAACAAGCTTGCTCCTTCTAGCAACATTCAGATACCACAGGCTGTGACTGTGCgttaatattaaacatttgaACAGGCCCTGCTACTGGAAAGGGCAGTTCTTACCCCTTCCCGAAGACACATGTTCACAGCTGCACAGTGATTTGTTATCAGGGAACTGATGGAGGTTAAAAGCATTCCTACCTCGCATCGGTTTCCCAGTCAACTGCTGGCTTCGATCACAGCTATGcaggcacagcagagcaggcagcataGGGCAGAAAAAACAGGGTGCTTTGAAGCTAGAAGGAATTCACTTGTAACTATTCCGTATCGCCAGTGGGTCTGAGATGCTGGGAGCGAGTTAGACGTTTCCCTGCTCTGGGCTCGTCTTTCAGCCCATGCACTATTGTCTTGTGTCCCAAATGTTTCTTACATCATCTGCTACTTAgctggggggcgggggaagCTTCCACCAACATCTGTTGCCTGAGAAGCCATCAGACACCCATTTCACAGCACGGGATCACGGGGATAATTATACCCAGGCCATGAGAGGTTTCAATTTGGCAGCAGCTCTCACTGCCTTAGGATACTGATGGTAGTAATGAGCAACATTTGCCATCTGGGTTGAGGAAAGATCAAATGAAAGGAGATGAGGACCCAAACTGCAGCCTAGGGGCCAGAGCGGCCCTGACTGGGCTGTGAAAAGCAGGtagcagagatgagagcagAAGGTAGCCAGAGAGGAAGAGTCTTTGCACCAGGGTCCAGATGAGTCCTACTCTGTCCTGCTGGGCAGAGTAAGCCTTGCAGGCTGGCTCTGCAGTTTAGGGACTGTATCTGCTGAGCCACCCCTGCGCGATCTTCCAGTGCCAGACATTCGAGGAGGTCATCATCAATGACCGGGTGGAAAAGGAGGCTGCAAGAAGACAACTTGAGCAGGATGCCCTGGAGCTGAAGAGCATCTTGAAGGTAAAGGGAAGCAAAGTGGAGGCAGTGTTGCTCCAACAGTAGTTTGGAGTTAATTATCTACACAGATTTCATTCAGTTAGAAAACATCCCGAGAAAGGTGGCCAGTGTAGGGTGGCACAAGCAAGGGGCAGTTAAAGCCTGTCCCTTCTGTTGCTGCAAGGCCAGCAGCTAGCTGAAGAGGGCTTAAGGGGGGAATTAAATGTGCAAAGCCAGGCTGCTCAACTGATTTGGGGCCCTGCCCATCACAACAACCCCACTGCATGGGCAACACAGGGAGAGAGGGTTGCAGGGCAATTCCCTTCTCGTGCCCTGGGCACCAGGAACAGATGCCCTCAGTGCAGGCCACACACAGATGCCTTCAGCAAAACAAGCATTGGCTCAACTGCTGCTGCGTGGGGCAGGGTTCCCTCCCgagctggggagcagaggagagaTACTCTGGCCATTGTGCTGTGCCCAGTATCCCAACAACCGACTGCCTGGGCCGTGCCAGTGAGCAGCACTGGCTAAcacctttcttcctctctcctgcttccAGCTGCAGGCCTGGTGGAGAGGTACAATGGTGCGCAGAAACCTTGGCTGCTACAAGGACCTCAAGGAGACTCTAGAGAGACAGCTGTCAAAGGAGAAAGTCAAAGGGAAAAAGGACaaatacaaagcaaagaaaaagaagcgATAAGTAAAGAAACCTGGCCTCAGAGGTGCTGCAAGGCTCCAGAAGTccgggctgctgctgggcacgGCTCTGTTGTCTGTGTGTGTccaacagaacaaaataaagagcTTGGGCTGTTCTGAAGAACTCAGATTTGAAGATGCAGTTAAGGTGAAACATGAGTAACTCTTAAGATTGTGAAGCTGTCTTTGTATGTCAGAGACACCGTTTCCCTAGTAGTAAGGGGAACTGCATCTAAGCAGTAAAAGCATGTATCCCCCAAACTTCTTTACAGAAACATTGCAGCTAGTGGGGTGTAATCCTGTTAACAGCTCCATAACTCACCTGCACTGGACACATGTCACTGAGACCCTCCGTCCCTGTCTCCGAGCATCAGCTATGGTGAAAgtgtttcatgttttctgtggTTGTGGCAGCTCCAAGCAAGGCACAGCGGCCAAGTCACCCAAATCTAGGCCCAGGCAGCACTTTCTCTGGTGTCTTAGATCAGCAAGGGGAAAACTGCTGACAATCCCCAGTGTAAACACAGGGGCAGCCAGAGCCTGCGGGTTTCCATTCCCACAGTCCTGTGAAGTGTCAGCATGTAGACAGAATTAGTTCTGAATGCCTTCAAACACAGCTAGCAGCAACAAAAAAGGCCCAGAGAAGCCTCCTGCCAGACACCATACCCACTAGCCTGGCCCAGATCTGTGTGCAGTGAGATGAGCCAGCAGGCCGGGAGCGAAGCTGCGGGAGGGAAGCATTGCACCCCTCTATTTACTACGAGGGGagctccttctcctctttctcctgatACTACTGTCAACCACATACAGGTTTGTGCATGAAGCAAAATTAGCCCTGCGGCTGAGCCGGATGGTTTCCGATACTCCCACGCAGGAGAGACCGCTAAACCATACGAACTGCTGCATTCTCTCTGATCAGTGTGTGCTTTATCAGAGGCCCATCCAAACGTCCTCGCGTCCAAGCTAAACGGTGCCAGAAGTTCTTAAGTTCAAGCAAAATGACTGAAATCGCGAGCAGAAAGCGTTTGGCTCAGAACTCTGTCTGAAGGGAAAGGGCTGGTGCCGGACTATCAAGCTGGGTCAATCATCAAGCGAGTGCTGAAATTTCAGACACATTAGACAAACTTGCGTTAAAAGTACATTACCACTGGAACTTACTGGTTAGCTTAAACCAGAACGTGTGCCCGTTCAGAGCACTGATaccaaagcagaaaacacattCACTTGTTTTCCATCATCCCCACGTTGTGGTAACAACGGGGATTATCCTGGTCTGCTGCCTGCCGGAGCCCCGTTAAGACTATGCTGGCATCACACGTCTGCACCATGGCTCCTTATTGCGCCAGGCGCCTCGCAGCAACCACTGGAGTTATGTTCCTAATTTTAACTCTTCCTTTCATTCACACTCTGATGTTTTTGATACGTTTCATTTATGACTAACATTTGCCATGCGTGGTGGATGTTAGCAGGTGACCTGTTTGGGTGGAAGGAACGAAGTTTGATCATTAACTCTTTACACAGCTCTTTAGCCAGAAAATGGAGGGAGTAAGTCTCCATATTTTATATCATAAAttctctgcacacacacatcactaataaaaccaaaaagctgaaatctgaagcatgggaagaaaagaggaacaaaCAATTGAACTAACAGGAACACAGTTTTAAATGCTGCAGGGCATGAAAGGGAGTGCAAATTTTGAAGACTGAAGccaaacaaaatacaagaacTGCAAGGAGTACCAGTACTGGCAGCATCAAAAACAAACGTTTTCACTTGCTTTGCAGCTAAGAACAAAACATaatataattctgaaaaattctcTTTATCCAAAGAGCTGCTCTTAGGCTGGGCTCCTCTTCAAGCCCCAGTTCCTGATGCCAGGATAACAACAGTTGTTTTTATGGATTTTTGACCCTCCCGAAGCATTGCAGCAGATCCAGCGCCCTGGATGTGCCAGCAGGAAGTTACAGACTGCGCTGGTCACGCAGTTattcaaaatttccatttcagtgaCTGGTAtctcaaggaggaaaaaaaactatatattCCACAGGCACAGCAAAGTCTGTTTCCAAAATCAGGAAGCTCCATGTTTGCATGTGTATGAGGGggaaaggaaattttaatttcGTTTTGAACTGGGTTCGTATTATTCCAGTAGGTtaggggagagaagggaatgCAATCTCCAGAGTCCCAACCAGGTGGTCTTGGCTACTGGCTCACACTGACCTGGAAAACAAGACACAAGGCTTCCTAACCCCACCTGACCTCGGGGAGCCGAGGCTCTCTAGCCAACAGCAGCACGTTGTCGTCCGTGGACCCACGGAGGTCTACGCTGCCATCCGTGCAGTTCCTCCAGGCCTCCTCCGCTGCAGCGGCAGCTCTCGGAGTCCCTGCTCGCCTCGTGAGCCTTACCTCGCTTGGGCAGAGAAGCCAGAAGAGGTTTGTGTT
This Rhea pennata isolate bPtePen1 chromosome 9, bPtePen1.pri, whole genome shotgun sequence DNA region includes the following protein-coding sequences:
- the IQCG gene encoding dynein regulatory complex protein 9, whose amino-acid sequence is MERFTHLEALRFTAVLENCVDQLSILGYIMPVPYEGRADISHTDSQEIKEIIETQKELDIKYQELVCGEAVTSKSLKNSELQQQLQKIRDLERPHHLFNRTMKHRTVSADNLRKVQADRQYASNVITSTMIKMQESGTFNSLSEANEREKAKKSKLHDILIREEEGKKEIKSLQQQLQDVKKETEMELQERSNIIAFLSDQLQEVKAKTEMESSYVKKNTELQVQQTQKKCSNAGNELDKETEKLRSKTDEEIRVHMEIENFLRQHQMKVEEKLEYWMDKYEKDTEAKDQELNTLKESKANNLETLQRLASECQTFEEVIINDRVEKEAARRQLEQDALELKSILKLQAWWRGTMVRRNLGCYKDLKETLERQLSKEKVKGKKDKYKAKKKKR